A single genomic interval of Parvularcula marina harbors:
- a CDS encoding amino acid ABC transporter ATP-binding/permease protein, which produces MIDLFYRLGAPGRKRFLLALLLSAIAGAAGIGLLGLSGWFLTASALAGTAGAGHVFNHLYPSAGVRGFALTRVIARYAEQLVGHDATLKLSASLRPRLFAASARSTRGFTPLPAAALTALIDDVETVEGGFLRVLSPLAGTLAAAFIAIGFAMAAHPALGAVTVFVMLFTGWVLPRRAVRRARTEAEKLASTTETERGRIANMVENAVELDVIGALPHLADEAADALTAHQSALSRIEAPFRQFGAINTVAGGVLAFLILLTGLSEPGRLAMAAGGALTILSAFDAIGAMTKVLEAAPRAGASAARLLTIIEGQEAVPSPPIAEAAPLPDIFPVTATDMVISPAKDAAEIGPFSFTLRKGSVTFLSGPSGSGKTTLLETLMRLQPVADGELHYNGVSWTECRTASVLAHLSLSPQFVAFLPGSLRAQFQLADPDISDEAIMQAIEFAGLSETFRTRDMKLDDWLTEEMAGLSGGELRRLGLARAIAADPSLLVLDEPFAGLEEGLALQLAARLTNWAAKGDRALLIAMHDPLEFDWAPLERQVIRLGS; this is translated from the coding sequence GTGATCGATCTTTTCTACCGCCTCGGTGCGCCAGGCAGGAAGCGCTTCCTGCTGGCCCTCCTTCTCTCCGCCATAGCGGGGGCTGCCGGGATCGGCCTCTTGGGGCTTTCGGGCTGGTTCCTCACCGCCTCCGCGCTGGCGGGCACCGCCGGGGCGGGCCACGTCTTCAACCATCTCTACCCCAGTGCAGGGGTCAGAGGATTTGCCTTAACCCGGGTCATTGCGCGCTATGCGGAGCAACTGGTTGGCCATGATGCCACCCTCAAACTCTCGGCCAGCCTGCGCCCCCGCCTGTTTGCCGCGAGCGCGCGAAGTACAAGGGGGTTCACCCCGCTGCCCGCTGCCGCCCTCACCGCGCTGATCGACGATGTCGAAACGGTCGAGGGCGGTTTCCTGCGGGTCTTGAGCCCGCTGGCAGGAACGCTGGCTGCAGCCTTCATCGCCATCGGATTTGCCATGGCCGCCCATCCGGCGCTGGGCGCAGTGACAGTCTTTGTGATGCTCTTCACCGGCTGGGTGCTACCCCGCCGCGCGGTCAGGCGGGCACGGACAGAGGCAGAAAAGCTTGCCAGCACCACCGAAACCGAACGCGGCCGCATCGCCAATATGGTCGAAAACGCCGTTGAGCTTGATGTCATCGGCGCCCTGCCGCACCTTGCCGATGAGGCCGCCGATGCGCTCACCGCCCATCAATCCGCCCTCAGCCGGATCGAAGCCCCGTTCCGTCAGTTCGGCGCCATCAATACCGTTGCTGGCGGTGTGTTGGCCTTCCTGATCCTCCTGACCGGCCTGTCAGAGCCCGGACGATTAGCCATGGCCGCCGGCGGCGCGCTCACCATACTCTCGGCCTTTGATGCCATAGGCGCCATGACCAAAGTGCTCGAAGCGGCCCCGCGCGCGGGGGCGTCAGCAGCACGGCTCCTCACTATCATCGAGGGGCAAGAGGCGGTCCCCTCCCCGCCGATAGCGGAAGCCGCGCCCTTGCCGGATATCTTCCCCGTCACAGCGACGGACATGGTGATCAGCCCCGCTAAGGACGCAGCCGAGATCGGGCCTTTCAGTTTCACGCTACGTAAGGGGAGCGTTACCTTTCTGTCCGGCCCGTCTGGCAGCGGGAAGACCACTTTGCTCGAAACCCTGATGCGCCTTCAGCCCGTCGCGGACGGGGAGCTGCACTATAACGGGGTAAGCTGGACCGAGTGCCGGACAGCGAGTGTCCTAGCGCATCTGTCCTTAAGCCCGCAATTTGTCGCCTTCCTGCCCGGCTCTCTGCGCGCGCAATTCCAACTGGCCGATCCCGATATTTCGGATGAAGCGATCATGCAGGCCATCGAATTTGCAGGCCTCAGTGAAACTTTCCGCACCCGGGATATGAAACTCGACGATTGGCTGACGGAGGAGATGGCGGGGCTTTCCGGCGGGGAGCTGCGGCGGCTCGGCCTCGCGCGCGCCATCGCTGCGGACCCGTCCCTGCTGGTGCTCGATGAGCCCTTTGCCGGACTGGAAGAAGGGCTCGCCCTTCAACTCGCGGCGCGGCTCACTAATTGGGCCGCGAAGGGTGACCGCGCGCTCCTGATCGCGATGCATGACCCGCTAGAATTCGACTGGGCGCCGCTAGAACGTCAGGTCATCCGGCTCGGCAGCTAA
- the cydD gene encoding thiol reductant ABC exporter subunit CydD has translation MTKPDDMDQIAAKAALKRWSAAARGAVSMGLLYSLGGALCWIVMAWAVGIATGLMAAGQNAATPVTAGIAAILIRAILLWRSERMADRAGRQIVEAARREILGRIGEAGATVLAGDSPGARVAQIFDRTQMLAGHAARWQPGMRLAILIPILILIAAATQSWLAAALLFLSVLVLPLFIWLTASGTASIARAQQDTLDVLSGAFQARAAQTGLIRSFRAVTRETAYISDAAEALRLRTLAILRRAFLSSAVLDFFASISIALVAVYVGFKLLGVFPFGTGETLTLAEGMMVLVLAPEFFAPIRRLSSLHHDRADGVAAAAQLGGWLADKDQPAARKWPAKTASMTIGFEQADLAVGGRTILTGLEFEARPGSITVLSGPSGSGKTSCLLALLGQGEVRAGRIQVDGQSFAPPDSLAESTAFLRQAPWITEGTIADNLRLARPDASEEELTRVAEQAGLSSFIDLQGDGLSRTLARFGAGLSGGQRQRLALARALLRDAPLLLLDEPTAHLDEAAERDFLRLLTSLKTNRTILLASHRKAVIEAADIHIDLTRHMTAREAA, from the coding sequence ATGACAAAGCCGGATGACATGGATCAAATTGCCGCAAAAGCGGCCCTGAAACGCTGGTCGGCGGCGGCCCGCGGGGCCGTGTCGATGGGTCTTCTCTATTCGCTGGGCGGCGCCCTTTGCTGGATCGTCATGGCGTGGGCAGTCGGAATTGCCACTGGCCTGATGGCCGCAGGACAGAATGCCGCAACACCCGTCACGGCTGGGATCGCAGCCATCCTTATACGCGCGATCCTGTTGTGGCGGAGCGAAAGAATGGCCGACCGGGCGGGCCGCCAGATCGTCGAGGCGGCCCGGCGCGAGATACTGGGCCGGATCGGTGAAGCGGGCGCAACGGTTCTTGCCGGCGACAGCCCCGGCGCGCGCGTGGCGCAGATTTTCGACCGCACACAGATGCTGGCCGGTCATGCGGCAAGATGGCAGCCGGGGATGCGGCTTGCCATCCTGATCCCGATCCTCATTCTGATTGCTGCCGCGACACAGAGCTGGCTGGCCGCCGCCCTACTCTTTTTGTCGGTACTCGTCCTGCCGCTCTTTATCTGGCTGACCGCCAGCGGCACGGCGAGCATTGCGCGCGCGCAGCAGGACACGCTTGATGTGCTGTCGGGAGCCTTTCAGGCCCGCGCCGCACAGACCGGGCTGATCCGCTCCTTCCGGGCGGTCACGCGAGAGACCGCTTACATCAGCGACGCCGCCGAGGCGCTCCGTTTACGCACATTGGCGATCCTGCGGCGGGCATTTCTGTCCTCCGCCGTGCTCGATTTCTTCGCCTCCATCTCGATTGCGCTGGTCGCGGTTTATGTCGGCTTCAAGCTGCTCGGCGTCTTCCCATTCGGTACGGGCGAGACATTGACCCTGGCCGAAGGCATGATGGTGCTGGTCCTGGCGCCGGAATTCTTCGCGCCAATCCGGAGGCTGTCCTCGCTGCATCATGACCGCGCGGATGGTGTCGCTGCTGCCGCCCAACTCGGCGGCTGGCTTGCGGATAAGGACCAGCCTGCCGCCCGAAAATGGCCGGCAAAAACGGCATCTATGACGATAGGGTTCGAGCAGGCTGATCTGGCCGTCGGAGGACGGACGATCCTCACCGGACTTGAATTCGAGGCGCGACCCGGCAGCATCACGGTCCTGTCCGGTCCGTCCGGGTCAGGCAAGACATCCTGCCTGCTCGCGCTTCTGGGTCAGGGCGAGGTTCGCGCGGGGCGAATTCAGGTCGATGGCCAGTCATTCGCCCCGCCGGACAGCCTCGCTGAGAGCACAGCCTTTCTCCGGCAGGCACCATGGATCACGGAAGGGACGATCGCGGATAATCTGCGGCTTGCCCGTCCAGATGCCAGCGAAGAAGAGCTGACCCGTGTTGCGGAACAGGCTGGACTATCCAGCTTCATCGATTTGCAGGGAGATGGGCTTTCCCGCACGCTTGCACGGTTCGGGGCTGGGCTTTCGGGTGGCCAGCGGCAACGACTGGCACTGGCGCGCGCCCTCCTACGCGATGCACCACTTCTTCTTCTCGATGAACCGACCGCGCATCTTGACGAAGCAGCGGAGCGCGACTTCCTCCGCCTCCTGACTTCGCTGAAAACAAACCGGACAATCCTGCTTGCCAGCCACCGAAAAGCCGTCATCGAAGCGGCGGATATTCACATCGATCTGACCCGCCATATGACGGCGCGGGAGGCCGCGTGA